The nucleotide window AATATGAGCACGACGCAGGTACACGCCAATCTGACCGACGAACAGGTACGCGAAATCAGCGGGAACTTAGACGAGCCCGAGTGGCTCTTAGAGACCCGTCTCGAGGCCCTCGAGGCCCTCGAGGCGCTCGACATGCCCGACGTCATCCGCACGCCGGGTCGAGACTGGACGAACCTTCACGAACTCGATTTCGAGTCGCTCGTGGACCCGCTGAACGCGGCCGAGAACAAAGATCAGGTCGGTCCCGAGGACGTCGACGTCCTGCCGTGGGCCGAGGCGGTCGACGAGCACGAGGAACTCCTCAAAGAGCACTTCGGCTCGATCGTCGATCCTCAGGAGAACTACCTGACGGCGCTCTCGACGGCGCTGTTTAGCACGGGAACCGTCGTCTACGTCCCCGAAGGTGTCGACGCCGAGGACGTGACGATCCGCACCGAGCAAAACTCCCGCTCGCTGTTCAACTACACGCTCGTCGTCACCGAGGAATCGAGTTCGGTGACGATTCTCGAGCGCCAGTCCACTGGCGACGAGGCCGACGAGCAGTACTACAGCGGTATCGTCGAAGTTGCCGCCGGCGAGAACAGCTACGTCCAGTACGGCAGCCTCCAGAACCTCTCGGAGGACGCCTACAACTTCACCCTCAAGCGCGGTGACGCGGACACGTACGCGACGATCAACTGGGTCGAGGGCAACCTCGGTTCCCAGTTGACGAAGACCGAAGTCTCGACGGAGCTCAACGGCGACTCCTCCGAGACACAGATCGTCGGTGCCTTCTACGGCCACAACGACCAGCACTTCGACCTGGACGTGAAGGTGTGGCATCGTGCCGAGCACACGACGGCCGACCTCGTCACTCGCGGCGTCACCGACG belongs to Natronorubrum aibiense and includes:
- the sufD gene encoding Fe-S cluster assembly protein SufD, with product MSTTQVHANLTDEQVREISGNLDEPEWLLETRLEALEALEALDMPDVIRTPGRDWTNLHELDFESLVDPLNAAENKDQVGPEDVDVLPWAEAVDEHEELLKEHFGSIVDPQENYLTALSTALFSTGTVVYVPEGVDAEDVTIRTEQNSRSLFNYTLVVTEESSSVTILERQSTGDEADEQYYSGIVEVAAGENSYVQYGSLQNLSEDAYNFTLKRGDADTYATINWVEGNLGSQLTKTEVSTELNGDSSETQIVGAFYGHNDQHFDLDVKVWHRAEHTTADLVTRGVTDDVARSVYEGVQDVGRDAWDTSSYQRENTLMLSDESEADASPKLIINNHDTEASHSATVGQIDAEDLLYMTSRGVDPRSARNMLVEGFFVPVLEEVDVDELREDLEDLVAARLRER